The Dendropsophus ebraccatus isolate aDenEbr1 chromosome 3, aDenEbr1.pat, whole genome shotgun sequence genome includes a region encoding these proteins:
- the MED26 gene encoding mediator of RNA polymerase II transcription subunit 26: protein MTAAPVSPREIRERLMQAIDTHSNIVNMVAVLEVISSLEKYPITKEALEETRLGKLINDVRKKTSNEELAKRAKKLLRSWQKLIEPVQQNEQSARGTPNAPGSANGGGTLNCKVETIPTVPLSGKPVQDLKVRNDIQKAHSPKAEKLVNRKRKGDLRDGTQGPANKVAKPSHELLTNSSPLPTNGIGGSPPESLLSLLDGNSQTNRLETENDKHGRIPVNAVRPHTNSPGLVKHPSTSSLLKAAVLQQHIAALEDAHSHQPRSPRCSSFSPRGTKAELVTRQHTTYAPKGSAPSPSQRLPGVDTAHTPSYQSPGHPATPPAIVKRLESPRRDVSISSPHRLVEPPLPADWHHQQSPRITQQHTPRSSQPYVDPQTPRSGFSPEPSKMDSDDATSGSDSQKKKKSRNRGEQEGYSTDGTSKQTRVKKDRKLRFDFMTGQIKPLTHKDPAHNESSAPSEQHRTETDKQDPKLGLPSPFEQTNWKELSRNEIIQSYLNRQSSLLSSSGVQTQSAHYYMSEYLKQEECTKREARKTHVLVPLALPSDLPGKTREVTSADLERLHEQHWPGVNGCHDTQGNWYDWTQCISLDPHGDDGRLNILPYVCLD from the exons ATTGTTAACATGGTGGCTGTGTTAGAAGTGATCTCCAGCTTGGAGAAGTATCCTATTACCAAAGAGGCACTGGAG GAAACAAGACTAGGAAAATTAATCAATGATGTTCGGAAAAAGACCAGCAATGAGGAGCTTGCCAAACGTGCAAAGAAACTTCTGCGTAGCTGGCAAAAGCTAATAGAACCTGTACAGCAGAATGAGCAATCTGCCAGGGGCACTCCAAATGCACCAGGTTCTGCCAATGGAGGTGGCACCCTTAACTGTAAGGTAGAGACAATCCCAACTGTACCGTTGAGTGGAAAACCTGTTCAGGACCTTAAAGTCCGGAATGACATCCAGAAGGCACATTCTCCCAAGGCTGAAAAGTTAGTTAATAGAAAGCGAAAGGGGGATCTTAGAGATGGTACCCAGGGGCCTGCTAACAAAGTAGCTAAACCTAGTCATGAGCTGTTAACAAACTCTTCACCCTTACCTACAAATGGAATTGGTGGTAGTCCCCCTGAAAGCCTGCTTAGTTTGCTTGATGGCAACTCACAGACTAACAGACTGGAGACTGAGAATGATAAGCATGGCAGAATACCTGTAAATGCTGTCCGGCCTCACACCAACTCTCCTGGACTTGTAAAACACCCAAGCACTTCTTCACTGTTAAAAGCGGCCGTCCTTCAGCAGCACATTGCAGCATTAGAAGATGCCCATTCTCATCAACCACGTAGTCCTCGCTGTTCCTCCTTTAGCCCTCGTGGCACTAAAGCAGAACTAGTGACACGGCAGCACACCACATATGCACCAAAGGGTTCTGCGCCCAGCCCCTCTCAAAGGCTGCCTGGTgtggacactgcacatacaccctCTTATCAATCCCCTGGGCACCCCGCTACACCTCCTGCCATAGTAAAAAGACTTGAATCTCCCAGAAGAGACGTGTCAATCTCTTCACCTCACAGGTTGGTGGAGCCGCCACTCCCTGCTGACTGGCACCACCAGCAGTCTCCCAGAATAACACAACAGCACACGCCGCGAAGCAGTCAGCCGTATGTGGACCCTCAAACACCACGCAGTGGCTTTTCACCAGAGCCCTCCAAAATGGACAGCGATGATGCTACATCTGGCTCAGACagtcaaaagaaaaagaaatcccGTAATCGGGGTGAACAAGAAGGGTATTCTACAGACGGGACTAGCAAACAGACACGAGTGAAAAAAGATCGAAAGTTAAGATTTGATTTCATGACTGGGCAAATAAAACCCCTAACACACAAAGATCCAGCTCATAATGAGAGTTCAGCTCCTTCAGAACAGCACAGGACTGAGACAGACAAACAGGACCCCAAATTAGGTCTGCCAAGTCCTTTTGAGCAGACAAACTGGAAGGAATTGTCTCGAAATGAGATCATCCAGTCCTATCTCAATCGGCAGAGCAGCTTGTTGTCTTCCTCTGGTGTACAGACGCAGAGTGCACATTATTATATGTCTGAATATTTAAAACAGGAGGAATGCACCAAGCGAGAAGCTAGAAAAACTCATGTTTTAGTGCCACTTGCCCTTCCCAGTGACCTGCCTGGAAAAACCAGGGAAGTAACTAGCGCTGACTTAGAAAGACTACATGAACAACATTGGCCTGGTGTCAATGGCTGTCACGATACACAGGGCAATTGGTATGATTGGACGCAGTGCATCTCCTTGGATCCACATGGTGATGATGGTAGATTAAACATCTTGCCTTATGTCTGCCTAGACTGA